CCTCGACAAGGCGACTCCGACGTCACGATCCGCAGCTCCGTGCCCCGCGGGAGACGCCGAGGTCGTCGCTCTGCCACGCCTCGGTGGATTGCACCACCGCTATGAGTGGCGCGCCGCCGCGTAGCGCGCGAGTCAACGAGGCCAACCCGGTCTCCGGCTTCGCTGCCAGACGCCACCGATGTCCGATGTGGCGCCGCTCGGCTCGGCGTCGGCAACAACCGCGACGCCACTCGTTTCTGGCGTGCCGCTCCCAACTCCACGCCGCCAGGTGCCCGATCGCTGACCTCGCCAAGTCCGTCGCGACCGCATCCTCATCCCGGTTCAACACATCGTCTCGACAGATCCAAAAATTTTGGCGAAGCACAGCTGGAGCAGGCAGAGCGCCGGGAAACCGGCCGCTCCGCGATCCTGGCAAGGCCTTCTACCAGGCGGAAACCGCCCTCCAGATCGTCGACTTGTTGGACGACCCGGAGGACGGTTCGAATTGGTTGCGTAAGTGGAGGCGGGGGGAATTGAACCCCCGTCCGAAGGTGATCCGCCGAAAGCCCCTACATGCGTAGCCGGTGCTTTGATGTCGGGCTTTCGGCTCCCATCGGCAGGATCCTCGGCCCCATTCGGTTTAGGTTTCGGCTACCGCTTTACCGACGTCGTCGGCAGCCTAGCCCGAAGTGCGTCGCCCCAACCGCGCCTACGGGCGCAGCGCGGTGGGACGTCGTTGCTTAATTAAGCAGCGAGAGCGTAGGAATCGTCTGCGTTTAAGCAGTCCGCTTTTGTTGACGGGGCCTGCGGAATCCCCGGCATGCGACTCTGGTTTCACAGCCTCCGTCGAACCCGATCGCCCCCATGGCGTGCGGTGACTTGAGCTCGCGCGACTATAAGACCGGGTTCGGTGCCTGGCAACCCACGAACCATGGCGCGTCCGCAAGCGCGCCGCTCAGCGTGCGGCGGCGATCAGCCCCGCGAGATCGTGCTCCAGGAGCTCTCCGATGCGGTCGATGGTGACGTCGGCCTCGCGATACCCCGCAAGCGCCTTGGAATCGGCTGCGTAGTGACCCTGGCGCGGGAAGACCGTCGTGACCCGCCCCCCCCACACCTTCTTCACCGCATCGAGGATGCGGAGCTTGTCGTCCACCAGCACGTAGCGCTCGGCCGGGTAGCGGCGCTCGACGTCGTCGAGCTCGACCTCTTTGTGGATATAGATGAGGACGTTCTTGTCCACCGCCTCGAAGAGGCCGGAGCGCTCGACCTTGCGGGGCTGGAACACCACGTCGCCGTCCGACAGGATCACGGTCGGACCCCAGGCGCGCAGGTGCTCGATCACGTCGAGCGAGTTCGGGTAGAGCCGGTTCGCGAACGGGTAGTTCACGAGGAAGTACGACACCGTGAGGAGATGCGGGTCGCGCGGGTGCTCCACCCGATAGCGCTGGAGGGCGCCGAGATAGTCGGCGTAGCCGAGCTCGTTCCTGATCTCCTCGAAGATCGCCCAGTAGCGCTGCTGGCGTTCGGGACCAACCTCGCGCTCGAGGTGCCGCATCAGATCCGCGACGATTCGATCGTTGTCGAGCAGCGTGTTGTCGACGTCGAGCAGGAACACCACCGACTGCTTCGCCATGGCTTTCTCCCCCCGTCCCGGTCACCCGCGCTTGCGGTCGGATCGCATCGCGCGCGCGGTCTCCCGTTTCGCCTCGCGTTCCTTGAT
Above is a genomic segment from Deltaproteobacteria bacterium containing:
- a CDS encoding HAD family hydrolase, whose protein sequence is MAKQSVVFLLDVDNTLLDNDRIVADLMRHLEREVGPERQQRYWAIFEEIRNELGYADYLGALQRYRVEHPRDPHLLTVSYFLVNYPFANRLYPNSLDVIEHLRAWGPTVILSDGDVVFQPRKVERSGLFEAVDKNVLIYIHKEVELDDVERRYPAERYVLVDDKLRILDAVKKVWGGRVTTVFPRQGHYAADSKALAGYREADVTIDRIGELLEHDLAGLIAAAR